The Mercurialis annua linkage group LG2, ddMerAnnu1.2, whole genome shotgun sequence genome contains a region encoding:
- the LOC126669644 gene encoding respiratory burst oxidase homolog protein E, translating into MKSTSSFGGSSSRLSNYSRTFDLPDDNNYPDHDDSGVNSDCEQLGGAMLPVFLNDLRRNNEQDLVEVTLELDNDSIFVCSVKPNINPTSSVISDPGGGARGGDNTERGNLERSLSATSRIRRTFGWLKSRSSRTSAASEVEERTITARDARKMRAKLERTRSGAQQALKRLRFISKTTDGVSDDSNELWKRVESRFNSLAKDCLLAREDFGECIGMVNSKEFAVCIFDALARRKRRRISKVTKEELYEFWLQITDQSFDARLQIFFDMVDSNGDGRITRHEVQELIMLSASANKLSKLKEQAEEYASLIMEELDPENFGYIELWQLETLLLQRDTYINYSRPLSTASVGWSQNITSLRPQTVVRKLSFKLRCLLLDNWQRGFILMLWIMAMACLFSWKFYQYRNRSAFQSMGYCLCVAKGAAETLKLNMALILLPVCRKTLTWLRSTRARSFIPFDDNINFHKIIATAIAIGVILHAGNHLLCDFPRLVHSSQTDFALIASDFHNKKPTYNDLITGVEGVTGISMVVLMAVAFTLATRQFRRNVVKLPAPFNRLTGFNAFWYSHHLLVVVYVLLLVHGTFLLLVHQWNQKTTWLYIAAPLLLYMGERSVRTFRSEHYAVNILKVSVLPGNVFSLIMSKPRGFKYKSGQYIFLQCPAISSFEWHPFSITSAPGDTYLSVHIRIVGDWTQELKRVFTEVYDSTSIIGRGMFCQVGQVDQIRQPKLYVDGPYGAPAQDYQNYDVLLLVGLGIGATPFISILRDLLNNTRAADYQTDSNTETSRSDDSSNSYKSSTVTPAGSKKRTQRTTNAHFYWVTREPGSFEWFKGVMDEVAEIDLKGQIELHNYLTSVYEEGDARSTLITMVQALNHAKHGVDILSGTRVRTHFARPNWTDVFSRIAIKHPFAKVGVFYCGMPVLAKELKKLCQELSHKTSTRFEFHKEYF; encoded by the exons ATGAAATCAACGTCGTCGTTTGGAGGAAGCAGCTCCAGGCTATCAAATTACAGCCGTACATTTGATTTACCAGATGATAATAATTATCCTGATCATGACGACTCCGGTGTCAACTCGGACTGCGAACAACTCGGTGGTGCAATGTTACCGGTGTTTCTCAACGACCTGAGAAGAAATAACGAGCAAGACTTAGTTGAAGTTACGCTTGAACTCGACAATGACTCCATTTTTGTTTGCAGCGTTAAACCGAATATTAATCCTACCTCGTCAGTAATCTCCGATCCTGGCGGCGGAGCTCGCGGCGGTGATAATACGGAGAGAGGAAATTTGGAGAGGAGTTTATCGGCGACATCGAGGATACGACGGACGTTCGGGTGGTTAAAATCGAGATCTTCGAGAACTAGTGCCGCGTCGGAAGTTGAAGAGAGAACAATAACGGCGAGAGACGCGAGGAAAATGAGAGCGAAACTTGAACGGACGAGATCAGGAGCTCAACAAGCGCTAAAACGATTGAGATTCATTAGTAAAACGACAGATGGTGTATCTGATGATAGTAATGAGTTGTGGAAGCGAGTTGAGTCAAGGTTTAACTCGCTTGCTAAAGATTGCTTGCTTGCTCGAGAAGATTTTGGTGAATGCATAG GGATGGTGAATTCGAAGGAATTTGCAGTGTGTATATTTGATGCATTAGCCAGGCGAAAACGACGACGGATTTCGAAGGTTACGAAGGAGGAGCTCTATGAGTTCTGGTTACAAATTACAGATCAGAGCTTTGACGCGCGTCTTCAAATTTTCTTTGACAT GGTTGATAGCAATGGAGATGGAAGAATAACAAGGCATGAAGTGCAAGAG CTTATAATGTTGAGTGCTTCGGCAAACAAATTGTCCAAGCTCAAAGAACAAGCTGAAGAATATGCATCATTGATCATGGAAGAATTAGATCCAGAGAATTTTGGGTATATTGAG TTATGGCAGTTGGAAACACTTCTTCTACAAAGAGACACATACATAAACTACAGTAGACCACTAAGCACAGCAAGTGTAGGGTGGAGTCAGAACATAACTTCACTCAGACCACAGACAGTGGTGCGTAAGCTAAGCTTTAAATTGAGGTGTCTACTTCTAGACAATTGGCAAAGAGGTTTCATTTTGATGCTGTGGATAATGGCAATGGCTTGTCTGTTCTCTTGGAAATTTTACCAATATAGAAATAGATCAGCCTTTCAATCCATGGGCTACTGCTTGTGTGTTGCAAAGGGTGCAGCCGAGACTCTTAAGCTCAATATGGCTCTAATTCTTTTGCCGGTTTGTCGAAAAACCTTGACTTGGCTTCGTTCCACTCGAGCAAGATCCTTTATTCCCTTCGACGACAACATTAATTTCCACAAG ATAATTGCAACTGCAATAGCCATTGGAGTAATCCTTCATGCAGGAAACCATCTGCTTTGCGACTTCCCTCGTCTAGTACACTCATCTCAGACTGACTTCGCCTTGATAGCATCCGACTTCCATAACAAGAAGCCGACATACAATGATTTAATCACAGGCGTGGAAGGCGTTACTGGGATTTCTATGGTCGTGCTAATGGCCGTAGCATTCACACTAGCAACGCGCCAATTCAGGAGAAATGTAGTAAAACTACCTGCACCCTTTAACAGATTGACCGGTTTCAATGCCTTTTGGTACTCTCATCATCTTCTTGTTGTTGTCTATGTTTTGCTGCTTGTTCATGGGACATTCTTGCTCTTGGTCCACCAGTGGAATCAGAAAACa ACATGGTTGTACATTGCTGCCCCTTTGTTACTCTATATGGGGGAACGGAGTGTGCGAACATTCAGATCAGAACATTACGCAGTGAATATACTGAAG GTATCTGTTCTACCAGGAAATGTGTTCAGCTTAATCATGTCCAAGCCACGAGGGTTTAAGTACAAAAGCGGGCAGTATATATTTCTACAATGTCCAGCAATTTCCTCCTTTGAATG GCATCCATTTTCGATAACTTCAGCACCTGGAGATACCTATCTCAGTGTTCACATTAGGATAGTGGGAGATTGGACACAAGAATTGAAAAGAGTTTTCACTGAGGTATATGACTCGACATCCATTATTGGCCGAGGCATGTTTTGTCAAGTTGGACAGGTGGATCAAATACG CCAGCCAAAACTATATGTCGATGGTCCGTATGGAGCTCCAGCACAAGACTACCAAAATTATGATGTTTTACTCCTTGTGGGACTAGGAATTGGTGCTACCCCTTTCATAAGCATCCTTAGAGATCTTTTAAACAATACAAGAGCTGCAGATTATCAAACG GATTCAAACACTGAGACCAGTAGATCAGATGACAGCTCAAACAGTTATAAATCTTCAACTGTGACACCAGCAGGGAGCAAAAAGAGAACACAGAGAACCACAAATGCTCATTTTTATTGGGTAACAAGAGAACCGGGGTCATTTGAATGGTTTAAAGGAGTCATGGATGAAGTTGCAGAGATAGATCTTAAG GGTCAAATTGAGTTGCACAACTACCTTACAAGTGTTTATGAAGAAGGCGATGCAAGGTCAACTTTAATCACCATGGTCCAAGCTCTCAATCATGCTAAGCATGGTGTTGACATCCTTTCTGGAACTCGA GTCAGGACGCATTTTGCAAGGCCCAATTGGACAGATGTGTTTTCTAGAATAGCAATAAAACATCCATTTGCTAAAGTAGGTGTTTTCTACTGCGGGATGCCGGTATTGGCAAAGGAACTGAAAAAGTTGTGTCAAGAGCTGAGTCACAAAACATCAACAAGGTTCGAGTTCCACAAGGAATATTTCTAA
- the LOC126669645 gene encoding uncharacterized protein LOC126669645, protein MEGVQKFFRDISNDIKKSGISNSSVTENPYSFNSKQGLTASVALPSSDQSRVLVSKPLRQTVSLLTCSKLCTFFFIAGVIVGYTLKRRVRGWASKLLKKLRDD, encoded by the exons ATGGAAGGAGTACAGAAATTTTTTCGCGACATTTCAAACGACATTAAAAAATCAGGAATTTCAAATTCCTCAGTTACTGAGAATCCATACAGTTTCAATTCAAAACAGGGATTAACCGCCTCCGTTGCTTTACCTTCTTCCGATCAATCTCGTGTTCTAGTCTCTAAACCTCTCAG GCAAACGGTTTCATTGTTGACCTGCTCAAAGCTATGCACATTTTTCTTTATTGCCGGAGTTATTGTGGGTTACACGTTAAAGAGACGAGTTCGTGGCTGGGCTTCGAAGCTTCTCAAGAAACTCAGAGATGACTGA
- the LOC126666781 gene encoding beta-galactosidase 15-like produces MEMVSSRCLVAVLTCFFMLSLVSATIVSHNGRAITIDGKPRVLLSGSMHYPRSTPGMWPDLVRKAKEGGLDAIETYVFWNSHEPSRRQYDFSGNLDLVRFIKTVQAEGLYVVLRIGPYVCAEWNYGGFPMWLHNMPGCELRTTNAVFMNEMQNFTTKIVDMMKEENLFASEGGPIILAQVENEYGNVMHSYGAAGKAYIDWCANMAESLDVGVPWIMCQQSDAPQPMINTCNGWYCDQFTPNNPNSPKMWTENWTGWFKSWGGKDPHRTAEDLAFAVARFFQTGGTFQNYYMFHGGTNFGRTAGGPYITTSYDYDAPLDEYGNLNQPKYGHLKQLHDILHSMEYTLTHGNISHIDYGNSVTATIYANEQGSGCFFGNANQSSDATIEYQGTKYTIPAWSVSILPDCKTVGYNSAKVKTQTTLLVKQTNQAEDEPSSLTWSWIPENTHRTSLLGKGRVHAHQLVDQKAAANDASDYLWYMTSVHLKEDDPVLSFDTKLRINATGQVLHAYVNGKHMGSQFARYGVSHYVFEESVKLKPGKNVISLLSATVGLPNYGPMFDLVPSGIPGPVELIGQKDDETVVKDISSHTWSYSVGLDGFNHELYASDHSKKWMELDLPTDRMMTWYKTTFKAPLGKDPVVLDMDGMGKGFAWVNGNNIGRYWPTYLADEEGCSLEPCDYRGAYDNNKCVTNCGKPTQRWYHVPRSFLVDGENTLVLFEEFGGNPGRVNFQTITAGKVGMSAAEGEEVELSCNGKSISGIEFASFGNPQGSNGDYMVGTCQGSNDTLSIVQKACVGKESCKIEVSKDLFGSTNCGADVVNTLAVLAVC; encoded by the exons atggagatggtttctTCAAGATGTTTAGTCGCAGTTTTAACTTGTTTTTTCATGCTTTCGTTAGTCTCTGCTACCATCGTTTCGCACAATGGCCGAGCCATAACCATCGATGGCAAACCTCGAGTTTTGCTTTCCGGTTCTATGCATTATCCCAGAAGCACACCTGGA ATGTGGCCTGACTTGGTGAGGAAGGCAAAAGAAGGAGGATTAGATGCCATTGAAACATACGTGTTCTGGAACTCACACGAACCATCTCGTCGTCAATATGATTTCAGTGGCAATCTTGATCTCGTAAGGTTCATCAAGACAGTTCAAGCCGAAGGATTATATGTTGTTCTTCGTATTGGACCTTATGTTTGTGCTGAATGGAACTATGG AGGTTTTCCAATGTGGTTGCATAACATGCCTGGTTGTGAACTGCGTACTACTAATGCTGTATTCATGAATGAGATGCAAAATTTCACTACTAAGATTGTTGACATGATGAAAGAAGAAAATCTGTTTGCTTCTGAGGGAGGTCCTATCATTCTTGCTCAG GTTGAGAATGAGTATGGTAATGTAATGCATTCATATGGAGCAGCAGGAAAAGCTTATATAGATTGGTGTGCTAATATGGCTGAGTCACTTGATGTTGGAGTCCCATGGATCATGTGCCAACAAAGTGATGCTCCTCAACCTATG ATCAATACATGTAATGGTTGGTATTGTGACCAATTCACACCCAATAATCCAAATAGCCCCAAAATGTGGACCGAGAATTGGACCGGTTGGTTTAAGAGCTGGGGTGGTAAAGATCCTCACAGGACTGCTGAAGATCTTGCTTTTGCTGTTGCTAGATTTTTCCAAACTGGTGGCACTTTCCAAAATTATTACATG TTTCATGGTGGTACTAATTTTGGAAGAACCGCGGGTGGTCCATACATCACGACTTCTTACGATTATGATGCTCCCCTCGATGAATACG GAAATTTGAATCAACCAAAATATGGACATTTGAAGCAACTTCATGATATATTGCATTCTATGGAATACACACTTACACATGGCAATATCTCCCACATTGACTATGGCAATTCTGTCACG GCAACTATTTATGCAAATGAGCAAGGATCAGGATGCTTTTTTGGCAATGCAAATCAATCATCAGACGCAACAATTGAATACCAAGGAACCAAATATACAATTCCTGCATGGTCTGTGAGCATTCTTCCCGATTGCAAAACTGTCGGATATAACAGTGCCAAGGTTAAAACTCAAACCACATTGCTCGTAAAGCAAACGAATCAAGCCGAAGATGAACCATCGTCTCTTACATGGTCTTGGATTCCAGAAAACACCCACAGAACTTCTCTTTTAGGAAAGGGTCGTGTTCATGCTCATCAACTCGTCGATCAAAAAGCTGCTGCTAATGATGCCAGTGACTATCTCTGGTACATGACCAGTGTGCACCTTAAAGAAGATGATCCAGTTTTGAGCTTCGATACGAAGCTTCGAATTAATGCTACTGGCCAGGTTCTACATGCCTATGTAAATGGAAAACACATGGGATCTCAGTTTGCCAGATATGGTGTTTCCCATTACGTGTTTGAAGAGAGTGTGAAACTGAAACCAGGAAAGAATGTGATCAGTCTACTTAGTGCCACAGTTGGACTACCCAATTATGGTCCCatgtttgatttggttccaTCTGGAATTCCCGGTCCAGTGGAGCTGATCGGACAAAAGGACGACGAGACAGTTGTTAAAGATATATCATCCCATACATGGTCATACAGTGTCGGATTAGACGGCTTCAATCATGAATTATACGCTTCTGATCATTCTAAGAAATGGATGGAGCTAGATCTTCCCACAGACAGGATGATGACTTGGTACAAG ACCACATTCAAAGCTCCATTAGGAAAAGATCCAGTCGTTCTGGATATGGATGGTATGGGAAAAGGTTTTGCTTGGGTCAACGGCAACAATATCGGCCGATATTGGCCGACTTATCTCGCCGACGAAGAGGGTTGCAGCTTGGAACCATGTGATTATAGAGGTGCATACGACAATAACAAGTGTGTCACTAATTGTGGCAAGCCTACTCAAAGATG GTATCATGTGCCTCGATCGTTCCTTGTTGATGGTGAAAACACTCTAGTTTTATTTGAGGAATTTGGAGGGAACCCTGGTAGAGTTAATTTCCAAACTATAACAGCCGGAAAAGTTGGCATGAGTGCTGCTGAGGGTGAAGAAGTTGAGCTTTCTTGCAATGGTAAATCTATTTCTGGAATTGAATTCGCCAGCTTTGGTAATCCTCAAGGCTCAAACGGTGATTATATGGTTGGAACTTGCCAAGGATCTAACGATACTCTGTCAATTGTGCAAAAG GCATGTGTTGGGAAGGAGAGCTGCAAGATTGAAGTTTCTAAAGATTTGTTTGGATCAACAAACTGTGGAGCTGATGTGGTCAACACTCTAGCTGTCTTGGCTGTTTGCTAA